The following nucleotide sequence is from Mucilaginibacter sp. cycad4.
TTAGCAAGATCCCACCGCCGGTTTGCTCAGTTAAGCGAGTTGCGCGCTCCAGCTGTTTTTCACAGCTTTCAATATCATTATGTTGGTAAACAAAACGTTTACCCATATGTAAACGTACGCCGTCAATTATACAAGCGTGCGATTCGGCATCATAAACAATAACATCGTTCCTGTCAACCAGTGCATCAATGATAGATACCATACCCTGGTAGCCATAATTAAGCAAAAAGGCAGATTGCTTGCCAACAAAAGCCGCGAGGTTGTTTTCCAGCTCTTCGTGGTGGATTGAGTTACCCGACATCATCCTTGCCCCCATCGGATAAGCCATACCATAGTCAGCAGCGGCTTGCGCATCGGCCTGCCTTACTTCGGGATGGTTAGCCAAGCCAAGGTAATTGTTAAGGCTCCACACCAAATGCTCTTTTCCCTTAAACTCCATGTGCGGGCCTATCTCACCTTCCAGCTTAGGAAAAGAAAAATAACCATGCGACCACTTCTGGTGCTGACCTATCGGCCCACCCAAGCTTTTTGTTATTTTATCAAATAAATCCAAAATGAATTGTTTTTATAAATTTAAATGCAAATATAGCCGTTAAAACACCTTTAAACAATAGCTATAACTTTTTAGAATAGCTTATAACTTAAGGAGAAGAGAGTCAAGAAATCAAGAAGAAAGAACCAAGACAGCAAGATTCAAGACATAAGAAGTCAAGAAGAAAGAACCTGGAAATAAGACGACTAATCTCAACCCGCCATTGCGAGGAACGAAGCAATCCCCGATTTGGAAGTCCGCTCTGTATAGTTTGGGATTGCTTCGTTCCTCGCAATGACGTTTTTTTTTTGCTTTCAAACAGCTTCCCTGACTTCAATAAAAAAGGGAAATCAACTTCAGATTAGTTCCTCGTTGATCTCCCATTCATAGTTGTGGTTCTTCTTTTTATCTTGCCTCTTGACTCTAAAAGTCTTGATTCTCTCAATCAGCGTTACCGTGCAAATAAGAGTTATTATTCCTGATCTCTACGTTGCCTTCACTATCCTGCATCAGGGAAAAACGGGAGATCTGGCTTTCGTCAGATGCCGGGGTATCCTGCAACGCTATTTCTTTGCGCTTGTAGGCAGGTACATTCTCTAACTCCTGGATATTGCCGGTACGTAGTTTCATACTCAGGTCTTTTAGCCTCATGATCCGCTCGCGCGATTTTTTCAGCTGCTCTTCAATTGATTCGTTGGTTTTGTTATCATCAGCACCAACAACTGCTTGCGGTATAGGGGCGGGCTCTGGTTCCGGCTCCGGCATACGTGGCTGCTCCCTTACAGGCTGCTCATAACTAACCGGCTCGCTCATTTTAAAAGTGAACCCGGCAGTATCCGGCTCATTATCGGCTTCAGGCTCCTCCTCGTGCATCAGGCTATGCCTAACTATAGCGGGTTCTTCCTGGCGACTGCCGGCAAACATATCAAACAACCCAGCTTGTTTAGCATCTTCTTTAGGAGCTTTAGCATAAGGCTCGGCCGGAGCATCAACCTTAACCGGTTTAATAAATTCGTTAACCGGCCTCGCCTGCTGAGGTTCTTCGGGAACCAGCATCGAAACTATTTTTTTGTTGCTGTTTTCCTTTTCGCGTTCATCCTTAGTTTGGAAACCGGTAGCAATTATAGTTACTGATAATTGCTCACCCAGGTTTTCGTCGATACAGTTACCCCAGATCAGGTCGGCAGCTAAGCCGGCTTCTTCCTGGATGTAATCAGTAATTACGCTGATCTCATCCATGGTAACCTCTTTAAGGCCCGAGCTGATGTTAAGCAAAATATACCTTGCACCTTCAATTTCATTATCTTTCAATAATGGCGATGCCAATGCGCCCTCAACGGCTTTCAAGGCACGGTTTTCGCCATCGGCAGTAAAGCTGCCCATGATAGATACACCGCTATCCTTCATCACCGTGCGCACATCTTTAAAGTCGACGTTGATATAGCCCGGTAAAGTAATGATCTCGGCAATACCTTTCGCAGCCGTGGTCAATATATTATCAGCCTGTGCAAATGCCGAGCTCATGGTCAGGTTACCAAAAATCTGGCGCAGCCTGTCGTTCGAGATCACCAGGAATGAATCGACATATTTGCGCAGTTCTTCCAAACCGGCATCAGCCTGCATTTTACGGCGTTTGCCTTCAAAAGAAAAAGGCGTTGTAATGATGCCCACCGTTAATATATCCATTTCGCGCGCTGCTTTGGCAATGATAGGGCTTGCGCCTGTACCCGTGCCGCCGCCCATACCAGCTGTAATAAACAGCATTTTGGTATTAACGCCCAACATCTGTTTAATATCGTCGATATTTTCAATAGCCGAATTTTTGCCAACTTCGGGTATTGAGCCTGCACCCATGCCCTCGGTTAAGCTGGCACCCAACTGCACCTTGTTAGGTATAGGGCTCAGCTCCAATGCCTGGGCATCCGTGTTGCAGATTATAAAATCAACACCGGTAATTCCTTGCCTGTACATATGGTTTACCGCGTTACCACCACCACCGCCAACACCAATTACCTTGATGATCGACGATTTTTCTTTTAACATTTCAAAATGCATAATCTTCGTTTTCAGCTATATGTAAATCAACCCAACATTAGATTTTACCATCGTAATAATAACACTTTTTCAACAAGGTTTATCCACATTTGTGAGCAATGTGAATAAGTTTAACCCTTGTGAATAATTATTATTTCAGAAAGTCCTCATCCTTAATGTCATCCTTAATAAATGTGATGCTTTTTTTCAGCAGCCTGTCTAACAAGCCCCCTTCTTTAGTTTTAGCATCGTATTTGGGCTTAGCCTTTACTTCGGCGGGGATTGCTTCATTCATGTACTCCATTTTCTGGA
It contains:
- the ftsZ gene encoding cell division protein FtsZ — encoded protein: MHFEMLKEKSSIIKVIGVGGGGGNAVNHMYRQGITGVDFIICNTDAQALELSPIPNKVQLGASLTEGMGAGSIPEVGKNSAIENIDDIKQMLGVNTKMLFITAGMGGGTGTGASPIIAKAAREMDILTVGIITTPFSFEGKRRKMQADAGLEELRKYVDSFLVISNDRLRQIFGNLTMSSAFAQADNILTTAAKGIAEIITLPGYINVDFKDVRTVMKDSGVSIMGSFTADGENRALKAVEGALASPLLKDNEIEGARYILLNISSGLKEVTMDEISVITDYIQEEAGLAADLIWGNCIDENLGEQLSVTIIATGFQTKDEREKENSNKKIVSMLVPEEPQQARPVNEFIKPVKVDAPAEPYAKAPKEDAKQAGLFDMFAGSRQEEPAIVRHSLMHEEEPEADNEPDTAGFTFKMSEPVSYEQPVREQPRMPEPEPEPAPIPQAVVGADDNKTNESIEEQLKKSRERIMRLKDLSMKLRTGNIQELENVPAYKRKEIALQDTPASDESQISRFSLMQDSEGNVEIRNNNSYLHGNAD